The stretch of DNA CATAAAGCAGTTTGATGTACTCCGCGGCCTTTCCGTACTTCTCCATGTCTTCATAGAGAGACGCGAGGTTATTGAGGGTGACCCCATGGGATTCGGAAAGCGCTAATACTTTTTCGTAGTATTCTACGGCATTTTTGTAGTCTCCCAATTGATGGTAGCGGAAGGCCACTTCGAAGAGTGCATCCAAGTCTTCGGGATCTTCTTCAAGAATTGCGAGTTCTGCTGCAAGCACTTCTTCATGTTTCTCACGAAGGCCCTCCGGCATATTGGGGTCGGAATAATCCCAATTGGTTTGAGAACAGGCGGTGAGAAGGCTGATGGAGAGCAGGGCGAGGATGATTTTTTTCATAAATGTTTTTAAGTAGGGTCATTATAACTATTTTTTGCACAAAAAAAAGCCCCCTCCCGAAGGAGGGGGCTTTAATGAAGCAATTACGCTTCAGTCCTATACAAATTCCTAAGAATTAGTATCGAACGGTGTTGCTAACGAGAGTAGAACTGTCCACTCGTCCAACCCAACGAACCGTAGAGTTGGTCTCGTACCACCAGAAGTCTCCTGGGGTAACGGTACCATCACTAGAAGATCCGAGGTCGATGGAGAATGTAACAGGATCGTCTGCACCTCCGTCTTCATCAAGCATGGTGCCTGAGTCAAGAACGAGGGTGTAGGTCTTTGTTTCATTCGCATCAACTTCGATGGTTGTGTAAGCATCAGAAGTGTTGAGACCTCCTGGCAGCAATACTACCTTAGCGGCAGAAGTGCTGAGGTATCCCATACCTCCCTGAGCAACAGTGTTTCCAGATTCCTTGAGGGAAACGGTGAGCACTTCATCGGTATTGAAGTCAGTGTCGGCGGCAACATCCACTACGAGCAATTCGTTGTGGAAGACCACTCCATCAACACGAAGTTGATCGGTAGCAGCCCAGTCGGTAGTACCGTCTGTAGCGCTGACATTGAATCCAAAGTAGGTGCTAGCGGTGAGAGTACCAGAAGATACATTCACCGTAACGAGTTCCCAACGGTCAGCGGTAGCTGTAGCCGTGTTTGCTCCTCCAATTGCGTTGGTAACGGCAGACAAAGCTGTACCGTTGATCCAAGTATTGGAAGTAGAGAAGTCGATTTGATCGTCTCCTCCAGCTGTACAAGTGCTGTCATCGTCGAATACTACTTCCGTAGTGTCGTAGGTGACATCTGTTTCAGATGAATTGACCCAGAATGATACATAAGTGTAGTCATCCATGTTTCCAGCCGTGTAAGCTTCATCAAGCAAGAAACAGTCGTTGTCATCAACGGAGTTGGCATCGAAGGTAACTTCGACAGCGGAAGTTCCGTCAACAACCTCACCACCTGTTGTTGTGAGAGCGACATCTGCGTCGTCCATACCAGTTTCAACAGGATCGTTTTCGTCGTCACCAGCTTCGGCAGTTCGGATTTGAACTTTTTCTTCGCTTTCAGCGTAAACCGTGAATGCGAATACTTCGTCGCTAGAGTTCACAGAACGAGATCCGGATGGTGAGCTGGAAGCAAGAGCCAAAGTAGGCTTGCTTTCGTACACATGCATTCGGTTCGTAGTTGTGAGGTAACCGGTTCCTGGCAAGGAGTACAAGATAGGATCGTTGTCGTCGTAGTCCTGATCTCCTGCATCGTCAATGAGCATAGCGGTAACAGTGTCTTCCGTTCCGGAAACGCTGCTATCCCATACTGTAACGATGTAGATGTCTTCAGTTGTACAAGCAGCACTGTCATCATCATCGATACAGATCACAGATCCAACTGGAAGTTTGTTCGAGTTGTCTCCGGCAGCATCGTCGATAACGAGAGACGCTGTAGCACCGAGAGCAGCTGAGTTATCAGCAGCGGTAGCACCGTCAACTTCAAGAGATCCGTCAGCATCTGTGTAGCTGATGGTTCCGAAGTCGAGGTCTGCGTCAGCGCTTACTGTTGCATCGAGCTCTTCTCCTTTGTAAGTTTCACCACTTCCCTGAGCAATCGCTTCAAAGTTGTTGAAGCCGATGTTGAGGTCAATGAATTCTCCAGCCGTAGCGGAAGATCCACTAGAAGTGATGGAATTGAGATCAGCGTAAACCGTGAGGTAGGCGCTGTCATCTGCCGGGATCCAGAAGGAAAGACCGGACAGAATTGCAGTTCCGCTTACAAGAGGAATGTTGGTGTGTTCAACGGTGTCTCCATCAGCGTTCTCGTAAGAGACCGTAACGGATTCCACATTGTTGTCCCATTCTCCAAGGTCGGTGGATACAATACCCACTTGCTTGTTGTTGATGGACAAGTCAGTAACTGAGAAGGCTTCACGAGTAGATGTGAATTCGAATTTAGCGATTTCTACATCTGCAGATCCGGCAACTGCAATGTCTTCACGAGCAGTGCTGCTGGATACCGCTACTGTTAGAGAACCACCGGTTGTTGTGGAAACGAAGGTTCCAACGGTTGAGGTTGGGTCGTTGTTCACTGTACCGGAAGTGCTTCCTCCCGCAGTTGCAGAGAAAGTGCTTCCATCTTCATCCTCAACCGTCACATTGGAGGCAAGGAGTTCGAAGGTTACATATTCGCTGGCTGAGTTGGTAGAAAGATCTCCCATAACATAAACCACTTCAGTGTCTCCACTTTCAATGGTCCAGTCCAAGCTGTCGTAAGTTACTGCCCAAGTGGTGTTGTTCACACCCTTAGAAGCAGCAATCTCTACTCCATCTCCGTTTTCGAGCCATACGCTACCAAGAACCGTGGTCATGTTGGTTCCGGCATCGTTGGCATCAGCAGCGGAAGTGGAAGAAGTTTCCCAAGTGTTGTCTTGGTCATCATCGAAGAGACCGGTGAGGGTCAAGTTGGTGATAACACAATCACTGGAATCTCCACAAGCGAGGGCCATACCTACGAAAGGAACTTCTTCAGAACCCTTTACATAAGTGTTAGCTCCTGCAGTAGGAGTGGAAGCCAAGGAAATGGCCAAAGAAGGCACTCGAACCGTCATGGTCTTTGATGTGATCGCAGATGCAGGAACGAGAACGCTGGTATTGGTCAAAGTCTTGTTGTTCACATCCTTGAGTTGTGGGTAAGTAGACCCAAGTTCAAGGTTAGCTGTGAAGGTCATACCGTCCAAAGTAGTGGTGTTCGCAATGTCAGTCATGAGGGAGAACTCTCGTTCTTCTCCGGTAGACATTGAGAAGTCATCTGTGAACAAGTAGTAAGATTTATCGTCATCAGTATCATTTGTTGTTTCATCGATGGCAGTTGCTCCTCCAGTACCGGTCTTGAATGAAGTGGCATCCACCCCGGCGAAGAGAGCTTCGTCATTGGTGTTGTCCCAGATCTTCACATCGGTGAAGTTGGCAGCTGTCTCGTTGAGGAGACCTTCTGTAGTATCGCTACTTTCGGTAGCAGTCATACTGATTTCGAAACTGTCGAAAGTCACATCCGTTACAGAAACGATTGTGAAGTCGAGAACAGAAACATCATCAGAGTTGGTAGCAACATCTTGAGCTGTAGGTCCGTTTGAAGAAACTGTAATATCTCCTCCTTCAAGAGTGAAGTAGGAACAGTCTGCATCGGAAGAAGCAGCACAGGAGTTGGCGTTACCATCGTAGTTGGTCTTAGTCAAAGACATACCGAATCCGTAGAGAGCTCCACGAACGAGTACATCGGTGCTTTGATCAACATATACTTCAACAGTGTCGTCCGTACGACCGGTGTTGAAATCGGCAGTAACATAGAAGCTCTTGGAACCTCCCTTAGTGATACAGTATCCATCAGAGTTTTCACAATCTGTAGAATCGCTGTCCCAGTCTCCGCTGATGTCGAAACGAACTACATCGTTGTCGTCAACAGCTTCAGCTTCAGCCAAAGGTTCAGAATCATCTCCTGAAACATAGAGCTTGAAGCTCTCGATGTCCGCAGTAGTTACGCTACCGGAAACATAGAGACCAATTTCTTCAACTCCTCCCGCTTCAGTAGCGGTAGAAATTTTGAATTTAGCGATGGTTGCTCCATCTTCTCCAACTTCAGCGTTTTCAACCGTACCATTCTTTTCGATGGTGGCTACTCCGGCTGCAGTAGTAGAGAGAGTGTGCAATTCACCTTGTGCAGGAAAGTCTCCGTCCACTTCAGACTCACCGGCATCAACCTTGTCTGCGCTAACGATTTCGAATCCTACTTCTCCGGTGGAGCTGGTTGTACCAACATCCAAACGGACAGAAAGAGTGCGAGTTTCGCTGTCGTCGAATTCAAGGTTAACATTGTTGAAGGTAGCTTCGTGTGAAGTTGAGTTCACAGAAACTCCGGAGGTCAATCGTTCATTTCCCTCGTACAAGTACACTTGGTGTGTAGAAGAGAGAGAAGTGATTCCGAATTGGTGAACCGTGAGAGAATCGAGCTCGGCAGCTTCACCGGCAGTGAAATCCCAAGCAACCAGTTCTACAGAAGTAGCTCCGGAAGGAATGGTGGATTCAGCAGGGCTGTCGTCGCTGATTTCAACCCAGAAGTCTCCAACTGGATCAGCTGGATCTGGATCTTCTGCATCACGCCAAACAGGATCTTGAGAATTGTTTGTCATGATTGCAGCTTGTCCACGAGTGACATTGGTTCCAGGGTAGAAGTTACCATTT from Candidatus Gracilibacteria bacterium encodes:
- a CDS encoding tetratricopeptide repeat protein encodes the protein MKKIILALLSISLLTACSQTNWDYSDPNMPEGLREKHEEVLAAELAILEEDPEDLDALFEVAFRYHQLGDYKNAVEYYEKVLALSESHGVTLNNLASLYEDMEKYGKAAEYIKLLYASDQTNIEVTKDTVRILLEAGDLENAKKAVENFETKRVSGENPDPALQELVASLYADIEEWEQENE
- a CDS encoding S-layer homology domain-containing protein; protein product: MDISFAFRKIQKSIAGLSMLAILASLVSFTGIASAESFPDVSSSHYAADAVDEASDEGWMTGYENGDFGVDDSLTRAQAAKILVLGALGEDAVDADYDAGFSDVSSSTALEDYINTAEMYGIVRGRTDSNGDLTGEYDPTAAVNRAEFAKMAVEAFGLAAVDAAVDEFPDVDEGEWYEESPTWYISTAWSWSVLNGYENGNFYPGTNVTRGQAAIMTNNSQDPVWRDAEDPDPADPVGDFWVEISDDSPAESTIPSGATSVELVAWDFTAGEAAELDSLTVHQFGITSLSSTHQVYLYEGNERLTSGVSVNSTSHEATFNNVNLEFDDSETRTLSVRLDVGTTSSTGEVGFEIVSADKVDAGESEVDGDFPAQGELHTLSTTAAGVATIEKNGTVENAEVGEDGATIAKFKISTATEAGGVEEIGLYVSGSVTTADIESFKLYVSGDDSEPLAEAEAVDDNDVVRFDISGDWDSDSTDCENSDGYCITKGGSKSFYVTADFNTGRTDDTVEVYVDQSTDVLVRGALYGFGMSLTKTNYDGNANSCAASSDADCSYFTLEGGDITVSSNGPTAQDVATNSDDVSVLDFTIVSVTDVTFDSFEISMTATESSDTTEGLLNETAANFTDVKIWDNTNDEALFAGVDATSFKTGTGGATAIDETTNDTDDDKSYYLFTDDFSMSTGEEREFSLMTDIANTTTLDGMTFTANLELGSTYPQLKDVNNKTLTNTSVLVPASAITSKTMTVRVPSLAISLASTPTAGANTYVKGSEEVPFVGMALACGDSSDCVITNLTLTGLFDDDQDNTWETSSTSAADANDAGTNMTTVLGSVWLENGDGVEIAASKGVNNTTWAVTYDSLDWTIESGDTEVVYVMGDLSTNSASEYVTFELLASNVTVEDEDGSTFSATAGGSTSGTVNNDPTSTVGTFVSTTTGGSLTVAVSSSTAREDIAVAGSADVEIAKFEFTSTREAFSVTDLSINNKQVGIVSTDLGEWDNNVESVTVSYENADGDTVEHTNIPLVSGTAILSGLSFWIPADDSAYLTVYADLNSITSSGSSATAGEFIDLNIGFNNFEAIAQGSGETYKGEELDATVSADADLDFGTISYTDADGSLEVDGATAADNSAALGATASLVIDDAAGDNSNKLPVGSVICIDDDDSAACTTEDIYIVTVWDSSVSGTEDTVTAMLIDDAGDQDYDDNDPILYSLPGTGYLTTTNRMHVYESKPTLALASSSPSGSRSVNSSDEVFAFTVYAESEEKVQIRTAEAGDDENDPVETGMDDADVALTTTGGEVVDGTSAVEVTFDANSVDDNDCFLLDEAYTAGNMDDYTYVSFWVNSSETDVTYDTTEVVFDDDSTCTAGGDDQIDFSTSNTWINGTALSAVTNAIGGANTATATADRWELVTVNVSSGTLTASTYFGFNVSATDGTTDWAATDQLRVDGVVFHNELLVVDVAADTDFNTDEVLTVSLKESGNTVAQGGMGYLSTSAAKVVLLPGGLNTSDAYTTIEVDANETKTYTLVLDSGTMLDEDGGADDPVTFSIDLGSSSDGTVTPGDFWWYETNSTVRWVGRVDSSTLVSNTVRY